From the Verrucomicrobiota bacterium genome, one window contains:
- a CDS encoding adenosylhomocysteinase, producing MSTLVAATNDFKVKDMSLAEWGRKEIEIAEHEMPGLMAVRAKYGKTKPLNGVRITGSLHMTIQTAVLIETLTALGASVRWASCNIFSTQDHAASAIAAAGIPVFAWKGESLEEYWWCTY from the coding sequence ATGAGCACATTAGTAGCCGCAACAAACGACTTCAAAGTCAAGGACATGAGCCTTGCTGAATGGGGTCGTAAAGAAATCGAAATCGCCGAGCATGAAATGCCCGGTCTGATGGCCGTCCGCGCCAAATACGGTAAGACCAAACCCTTGAACGGGGTCCGGATCACCGGCTCCCTCCACATGACGATCCAGACAGCTGTCTTGATCGAAACACTCACAGCCCTCGGGGCTTCCGTGCGTTGGGCAAGCTGTAATATCTTCTCGACACAGGATCACGCTGCTTCGGCCATTGCCGCTGCCGGTATCCCTGTTTTCGCCTGGAAAGGCGAGTCGTTGGAAGAGTACTGGTGGTGTACGTACA